One genomic window of Vibrio mangrovi includes the following:
- a CDS encoding DUF2057 family protein, with protein MKTSLSLLLTLSIGVISYTAVAETVLQIPDSVDILAINAKQPEMASGLFPSDKETLKNGVNQIVFKYSPAFEIGEDIRHAYSPVIIAKFAASDTNLHFKLPSYRSLTQAREEIGHMKWTLVDDNGNNVVLAEDTLHKNGIQVGRDYAQEAQNYNAGSGIAAIHSDVAPEAQNITTLQQPVKQHHSVPVATPSAKQAHADTPNVTQLKRWYQKATEQERKVFRKWIIDQE; from the coding sequence ATGAAAACATCATTGTCACTACTCTTAACTCTCTCAATTGGAGTCATTTCATATACAGCTGTTGCTGAGACTGTATTACAGATTCCGGATAGTGTTGATATTCTCGCGATCAATGCGAAACAACCTGAAATGGCAAGTGGCTTATTCCCTTCAGATAAAGAAACCTTAAAGAATGGTGTGAACCAAATCGTATTTAAATACTCACCTGCTTTTGAAATTGGTGAAGATATCAGACACGCCTACAGTCCGGTCATTATTGCAAAATTTGCAGCATCAGATACCAATCTTCATTTTAAACTACCGTCCTACCGCAGCCTGACTCAGGCCAGAGAAGAAATCGGACATATGAAATGGACGTTAGTTGATGACAACGGCAATAATGTCGTACTGGCAGAAGATACTCTGCATAAAAATGGTATTCAGGTTGGCCGCGACTACGCACAAGAAGCACAAAATTACAATGCCGGTTCAGGTATTGCCGCCATTCATTCAGACGTAGCACCAGAAGCCCAGAATATCACAACACTTCAGCAACCTGTAAAACAACACCATTCTGTACCAGTAGCGACACCATCAGCGAAACAGGCACATGCAGATACTCCGAATGTGACGCAGTTGAAACGCTGGTATCAAAAAGCTACAGAACAAGAACGAAAAGTGTTCCGTAAGTGGATTATCGATCAAGAGTAA
- a CDS encoding porin, with protein sequence MKKTLIALAVLSAANVVNAAEILKTDAASVDFYGQLREELKQVDWGNKSDDANTTLSSGSSRAGVNSIYTITDDIDVLATVEFGIGQSNSGTSRKHYLGFASKEWGTITVGKQSILSDDVWGVENDWIGLGYSVLPEAQAEGYEMNWLQDAMIKYTLEGSAGWLKVAYSYDNGNDDPTTAELYAGTTFGNVELYGGVGYQENKTTTTKTKDVSITSGSNTYTVESKTTTVNSQELTHEMLTVNYKGDGWNLGTTYWHLELEDNAANTKLTSDSVALAGSYSLTEKLSVYGGYEYIKDFQQENNDFDGVYSGLFYQYASWTKLYAETGVNDSDKIGSDSYWGIGVRVYW encoded by the coding sequence ATGAAAAAAACGCTTATAGCGCTAGCAGTGCTTTCAGCAGCCAATGTGGTTAATGCTGCTGAAATTCTCAAAACAGATGCCGCATCCGTAGATTTTTACGGCCAGCTCCGTGAAGAATTAAAACAGGTGGACTGGGGAAATAAAAGTGATGATGCAAACACCACTTTATCTTCAGGTTCATCCCGGGCTGGGGTTAATTCTATTTACACAATCACTGATGATATTGATGTACTGGCAACCGTTGAATTCGGTATCGGTCAAAGCAATAGTGGCACAAGCCGTAAACACTATCTTGGTTTTGCTTCGAAGGAATGGGGCACAATTACCGTCGGTAAACAGAGTATTCTGAGCGATGATGTCTGGGGCGTAGAGAACGACTGGATTGGCTTAGGTTATAGTGTGCTTCCCGAAGCTCAGGCCGAAGGCTATGAAATGAACTGGCTGCAGGATGCGATGATCAAGTATACGCTTGAAGGTTCAGCAGGCTGGTTAAAAGTGGCTTATTCATATGACAACGGTAATGATGATCCGACAACCGCTGAATTATATGCAGGAACAACCTTCGGTAATGTAGAGTTGTACGGTGGTGTTGGCTATCAGGAAAATAAAACGACCACGACAAAGACCAAAGATGTGAGTATCACAAGTGGCAGTAACACGTATACGGTTGAATCTAAAACAACAACCGTGAACAGTCAGGAACTGACACACGAAATGCTGACCGTGAACTATAAAGGTGATGGCTGGAATTTAGGTACCACATATTGGCATCTCGAATTAGAAGACAATGCAGCCAACACAAAGCTCACTTCAGATTCTGTTGCACTCGCAGGTTCTTATAGTTTAACCGAGAAACTATCTGTCTACGGCGGTTACGAATATATTAAAGATTTCCAACAGGAAAATAACGACTTTGACGGCGTATACTCTGGTTTGTTTTATCAATATGCAAGCTGGACGAAGTTATACGCTGAAACTGGTGTAAACGATTCAGATAAAATAGGTAGCGATAGCTACTGGGGCATCGGTGTCCGTGTTTACTGGTAA
- a CDS encoding CBS domain-containing protein — MKSRSISKVVLTALLFGSMVVTTSFVTILMATPVAEAKKLTPEEKQLKVDQRQTALALKKINSMQRYIEEDNIKSAERTIKQASKYYGKVSDEFKENDKDAILVGQKIEEYAAAIQQLKDNREAQHQLNETLTQEQRAYSKMVTQWEGVIELLMVGRDKDTNTNYYLGKFPKFEESYAQFVSIEAQVREKLPNLIQLHPKASVNIPPKKISVGEFLDLVHNAAKYRKEGYQVVCDKLFDEQLAYYEKEYNTLKSDDYLNVRWLSRLYGKNADNDIRDIAEIKQAYQSAGIEASKERQDRLASIKPKMRALLKEKAEHHHWSEHEDQYSYSDGDMKRILSKSGRDVEEMGALPAREWKIAKNGLGIPVNRHSNGYVLYEVEDAPFLAGFSVIFYRPFNGQDYDPVSNVSLRDVFVPYED; from the coding sequence ATGAAAAGCCGATCTATTTCTAAAGTTGTGCTGACTGCTCTGCTGTTTGGCTCAATGGTTGTAACGACATCCTTTGTCACCATCCTGATGGCAACACCTGTTGCAGAGGCGAAGAAACTAACACCAGAGGAAAAACAGCTCAAGGTTGATCAACGGCAGACCGCTTTAGCGCTCAAAAAGATCAATAGTATGCAGAGATATATTGAAGAAGATAATATTAAATCTGCAGAAAGAACGATTAAGCAGGCAAGTAAATATTACGGTAAAGTTTCCGATGAATTTAAGGAAAATGATAAAGATGCAATTCTGGTCGGACAAAAAATTGAGGAATATGCTGCCGCGATCCAACAACTGAAAGATAACCGGGAAGCACAACATCAGCTCAATGAAACGCTGACTCAGGAGCAACGTGCATATTCAAAAATGGTAACTCAGTGGGAAGGTGTTATTGAGCTGTTAATGGTCGGCAGAGATAAGGACACTAATACCAATTACTATTTGGGTAAGTTTCCTAAGTTTGAAGAGTCTTATGCGCAGTTTGTTTCTATTGAAGCACAAGTGAGAGAAAAGTTACCGAATCTGATTCAGTTGCATCCGAAAGCCAGTGTGAATATTCCCCCGAAAAAAATCTCAGTGGGTGAGTTTCTGGATTTAGTCCACAATGCGGCCAAATATCGTAAGGAAGGTTATCAGGTTGTGTGTGATAAATTGTTCGATGAGCAACTGGCTTATTATGAAAAAGAGTATAATACACTGAAATCAGATGATTATCTGAATGTCAGATGGCTTTCCCGGCTTTATGGAAAGAATGCTGACAATGACATTAGGGATATTGCTGAAATTAAACAAGCATATCAGTCTGCCGGTATTGAGGCTTCAAAAGAAAGACAAGACAGACTTGCGTCTATTAAGCCAAAAATGCGGGCACTTCTCAAAGAAAAAGCAGAGCATCATCATTGGTCCGAGCATGAAGATCAATACTCATATAGTGATGGCGATATGAAACGGATTCTGTCCAAATCAGGACGTGATGTCGAGGAGATGGGAGCATTACCGGCCAGAGAGTGGAAAATCGCGAAGAATGGTTTAGGTATTCCGGTTAATCGTCATTCAAATGGTTATGTGCTTTATGAAGTTGAGGATGCGCCGTTCCTCGCTGGTTTCTCTGTTATTTTCTACCGTCCGTTCAATGGCCAGGATTATGATCCGGTGAGTAATGTCAGTCTGAGAGATGTCTTTGTTCCTTACGAAGACTAG
- a CDS encoding kinetochore Spc7 family protein, which yields MNIFSSTSHASIVTGFNFHKLTETNKNGVSSEKRQIQEQTAHDRPLEPNANKLDQAMQKYREKQLAYNLDHQSEIQQADQAAPTDPHDTTALKEKYRDTVQSHLSTYQEISDILRALEQQGEHFSSGLQQEISEFRDSLAKIEEQRPYLLEGQDPESGKTEFSDIKTLAKYAHDDYICEQKVNNLLEAKADKILPLVNDMNHLSLLSKITKDHIANTSKTVEHDSLHLVQSMATTRAALRMETKDALAESQVQADIINLLGTAIESFDQPKIDHKKHGFRHWLKKEANHLGMHFKTPEQYGEKMANHIKSETGLLLDAEMDKKSLLLHITQKNGAVGAQPSEGFLLNLQDTYDSIDNKYEKLAFSEAIDASEHIQWTTNIDGKKTLSYTPSALKKLEEAHATPGVSAQDKLQMGLSNAVDDMKLIPLKKSLITSFQPQVDQLQQKASHPFHLENHIAQGKAEITSNLMNDLMLSTDAQSMQEKIVLAAQIHNELCQNSLTAKNGGTTAILLDDMYKAVSRYRSISD from the coding sequence ATGAATATATTTAGTTCAACGTCACATGCTAGTATTGTAACCGGTTTCAATTTTCATAAGTTAACAGAGACAAATAAAAACGGTGTTTCCTCCGAAAAAAGACAGATTCAAGAACAGACTGCCCATGACCGACCTTTAGAACCCAATGCGAACAAGCTTGATCAGGCCATGCAAAAATATCGTGAAAAGCAGCTCGCCTACAATTTAGACCATCAATCCGAAATACAACAGGCCGATCAGGCTGCTCCGACAGATCCACATGACACAACAGCATTAAAAGAAAAATATCGGGATACCGTACAATCTCATCTTTCAACCTATCAGGAGATAAGCGATATTTTACGGGCACTGGAACAACAGGGTGAGCACTTCTCCTCCGGATTACAGCAAGAGATATCTGAATTTCGTGACTCACTGGCAAAAATAGAAGAGCAGCGCCCTTATCTGCTGGAAGGTCAGGATCCGGAAAGCGGCAAAACTGAATTCAGTGATATAAAGACTCTGGCCAAGTATGCTCACGATGATTATATTTGCGAACAGAAGGTGAATAATCTGCTGGAAGCCAAAGCGGATAAAATCCTGCCACTGGTTAATGACATGAATCACCTGTCTCTGCTATCAAAAATCACAAAAGACCACATCGCAAATACCAGCAAAACGGTAGAACATGACTCGCTGCATCTGGTGCAATCCATGGCAACAACCCGAGCGGCATTACGGATGGAAACCAAAGACGCATTAGCTGAATCACAGGTTCAGGCAGATATCATTAATCTCCTCGGTACAGCAATCGAAAGCTTTGACCAGCCTAAGATCGATCACAAGAAACATGGTTTCCGCCACTGGCTGAAGAAAGAAGCCAACCATCTTGGTATGCATTTTAAAACTCCGGAGCAATACGGAGAGAAAATGGCCAACCATATCAAATCCGAAACAGGCCTTCTTTTAGATGCAGAAATGGATAAGAAAAGCCTGCTGCTACATATCACTCAAAAGAATGGAGCGGTTGGTGCACAGCCATCAGAAGGTTTTCTACTCAATTTGCAAGATACCTATGATTCAATCGACAATAAATATGAAAAACTTGCGTTTAGTGAAGCTATAGATGCCAGTGAACATATTCAGTGGACAACAAATATTGACGGGAAGAAGACTTTATCTTACACACCCTCCGCGCTGAAGAAACTTGAAGAAGCACACGCAACACCAGGCGTTTCTGCGCAGGATAAACTGCAAATGGGGCTTTCCAATGCAGTTGACGATATGAAGCTCATCCCACTCAAAAAATCGCTGATTACATCGTTCCAGCCTCAGGTGGATCAACTTCAGCAAAAAGCCAGTCATCCATTTCATCTTGAAAACCATATTGCACAGGGGAAAGCAGAGATTACCAGTAATCTGATGAACGATCTGATGTTAAGTACGGATGCCCAAAGTATGCAGGAAAAAATTGTTCTGGCAGCACAAATACACAATGAATTATGTCAGAACTCCCTGACCGCAAAAAATGGCGGAACCACAGCAATTTTACTCGATGATATGTATAAAGCGGTTTCCCGCTATCGTAGTATTTCTGATTAG
- a CDS encoding rhamnogalacturonan lyase B N-terminal domain-containing protein has product MKKIKYISIITWVLATCAASFSAQAAFRLSTSNDFYTVDTNAGVVFSIRRTDNGVSTQSAGDLASLKINGVEYQNQKRGSQINSGFDWLYKNTSSVQVSAQNYQNQYIKITVQAGDLTHYYMARNGYPYIYMATYFASEPNIHGHVRYILRLQRSRLPNGPEPSNISQTVSTVEASDIFALSNGETRSKHYSNMRLKDWSSIGATGSNVGVWLVRGSQEGGSGGPFYRSLLNQATTTDQEITYIVNYGEAQTEAFRTGILNHYTMVINSGQEPPADGDINLSWFSQMGLRGYVAESNRGKVAGVGITGRDSNYEYTVGFANNRAQYWATANPASGYFSRDNMLPGTYTMTTYKNELAVNTQTVTVNAGQTTVLHSYEITGDPSSDNAIWRIGDWDGTPREFLNGDKLTTMHPSDVRMADWNPSNFIVGSTQASAFPAYMWKDINNDHVIYFRLSNEQRAKAHRVRIGITVAYSGGRPKISVNNWTSSNPSPSSQPKTRTLTVGTYRGNNTTYTFDVPASAWASGNDWNRLTVTAISGSGMSGFLSAGYSIDSIDLLN; this is encoded by the coding sequence ATGAAAAAAATCAAATATATATCTATCATCACGTGGGTATTGGCTACCTGTGCTGCAAGCTTTAGCGCACAGGCAGCCTTTCGGTTATCAACCTCCAATGATTTTTATACTGTCGATACCAATGCTGGCGTCGTATTCAGTATACGAAGGACCGATAACGGGGTCAGTACTCAATCAGCCGGAGATCTTGCTTCGCTCAAAATTAATGGTGTTGAGTATCAGAACCAAAAGAGAGGCTCACAAATTAATTCGGGATTTGACTGGTTATATAAAAATACCTCGAGTGTGCAAGTCTCTGCTCAAAACTATCAGAACCAATATATAAAAATTACGGTTCAGGCTGGCGATCTCACCCATTATTATATGGCCAGAAATGGTTATCCATATATCTACATGGCTACTTATTTTGCATCTGAACCAAATATTCATGGTCATGTGCGTTATATTTTAAGACTACAACGTAGTCGACTCCCTAATGGACCAGAGCCTTCCAATATTTCTCAAACCGTATCTACGGTTGAAGCCAGTGATATTTTTGCGCTATCCAATGGAGAAACACGTTCCAAACATTATTCAAACATGCGTCTGAAAGACTGGAGTTCCATTGGTGCTACCGGATCAAATGTTGGTGTCTGGTTAGTCCGGGGAAGTCAGGAAGGTGGTTCCGGCGGTCCTTTCTATCGTAGCTTGCTCAATCAGGCAACAACAACCGATCAGGAAATCACCTATATCGTCAACTATGGTGAAGCTCAGACAGAAGCATTCCGCACCGGCATACTGAACCATTACACAATGGTCATCAATAGCGGCCAGGAACCACCAGCCGATGGCGATATTAATCTTTCCTGGTTCTCACAAATGGGCCTGAGAGGCTATGTTGCCGAGTCAAACCGAGGCAAGGTTGCCGGTGTCGGTATCACCGGACGTGATTCGAACTATGAATACACTGTCGGTTTTGCTAACAACCGGGCTCAGTACTGGGCGACAGCCAATCCAGCCAGTGGCTATTTCAGCCGGGACAATATGTTGCCAGGTACTTACACCATGACAACATACAAAAACGAGCTGGCAGTGAACACCCAAACGGTGACTGTCAATGCCGGACAAACAACGGTCTTGCATTCATATGAAATTACCGGAGACCCAAGTAGTGACAATGCTATCTGGCGTATCGGCGACTGGGACGGAACTCCACGGGAATTCCTCAACGGCGATAAACTGACTACAATGCATCCTTCAGATGTCCGTATGGCAGACTGGAATCCGTCGAACTTTATCGTCGGCAGCACTCAAGCCAGCGCATTCCCGGCTTATATGTGGAAAGATATTAACAATGACCATGTTATCTACTTCCGCCTCAGCAATGAACAGCGCGCAAAAGCACACCGGGTCCGGATTGGTATTACTGTCGCTTATTCTGGCGGACGTCCTAAAATTTCGGTCAATAACTGGACATCATCAAATCCGTCCCCTTCTTCTCAGCCAAAAACACGGACTTTAACGGTCGGGACTTATCGGGGAAACAACACGACTTATACATTTGATGTTCCTGCCAGTGCCTGGGCCAGCGGTAACGACTGGAACCGACTGACTGTTACAGCAATTAGTGGATCGGGTATGAGTGGCTTCCTGTCTGCTGGTTACAGTATCGATAGTATCGACTTACTCAACTAA
- a CDS encoding pectate lyase family protein produces the protein MMIDRKFKYTVLASLISSLALISSPSFANGFHTSNGGTTGGEGGNVVYATTGTQIHEALCNRASSDTPIIIQVEGTINHGNTSKVSGDSCNTAADKIELKDISNVTLIGVGNGALFDELGIHIRSSSNIIIRNVHVRNVKKSGSPTSNGGDAIGLEKDVSNVWVDHVTLEASGGESDGYDALIDMKNNTKYVTLSYSILKNSGRGGLVGSSDSDSNNGPVTFHHNYYENINSRTPLLRHATAHSYNNYYNGLISSGMNPRIGGKIKAENNYVKDSKDPLGTFYTNDMGYWDVSGNIWDNVTWSSDGSKLHPAGPNPVSTTSISIPYDYHPDKASCVPSIVMATAGANKGLAVSDGSCSVTPGDGNSGGGSTGGGNDGGSGGNDGGSTSGTNLALNAAADGSSKGSGTSYGNVTDGDTSTYWSPQGRTGTISVKRLNRTINAVRIVELSGTQGTVTSWSLVNNDNGATLASGNSVPNVITFPDTNLDKVNFVIKSANGTPAIAEFEVYKN, from the coding sequence ATGATGATCGACAGAAAATTTAAGTACACCGTACTGGCTTCACTGATATCATCTCTAGCACTAATTTCTTCACCTTCATTTGCAAACGGTTTCCACACTAGTAATGGCGGAACAACCGGAGGCGAAGGGGGAAATGTTGTTTATGCTACGACAGGTACTCAAATTCATGAAGCTTTGTGTAACCGGGCTTCAAGTGACACACCAATCATTATTCAGGTAGAAGGAACAATCAATCACGGAAATACATCCAAAGTTTCCGGGGATAGCTGTAATACAGCAGCAGATAAAATTGAACTGAAAGACATCAGTAACGTGACACTGATTGGTGTCGGAAATGGTGCACTATTTGATGAGTTGGGTATTCATATCCGTTCTTCATCCAACATTATCATTCGTAATGTTCATGTCAGAAATGTAAAAAAATCAGGTTCTCCGACATCAAATGGCGGGGATGCAATCGGTCTGGAGAAAGATGTATCAAACGTCTGGGTTGATCACGTTACGCTAGAAGCCAGTGGTGGTGAGAGTGACGGATATGATGCTCTGATTGATATGAAAAACAACACTAAGTATGTCACTTTGTCTTACAGCATACTGAAAAACTCCGGCCGTGGTGGCTTGGTTGGTTCCAGTGATAGCGATAGTAATAACGGTCCTGTGACTTTCCACCATAACTACTACGAAAATATCAATTCACGTACACCACTGTTACGTCATGCGACGGCACACTCCTATAACAACTATTACAATGGCCTTATCTCTTCCGGTATGAATCCAAGAATCGGTGGAAAAATTAAGGCAGAGAATAACTATGTCAAAGATTCCAAAGATCCATTGGGTACTTTCTATACCAATGACATGGGATATTGGGATGTGAGCGGTAACATCTGGGATAATGTGACCTGGTCAAGTGATGGCAGCAAACTGCATCCGGCAGGTCCGAATCCGGTTTCAACCACATCGATCAGTATTCCTTACGATTATCATCCGGATAAAGCGAGCTGTGTTCCATCGATTGTGATGGCGACAGCCGGTGCGAATAAAGGTCTTGCTGTATCCGATGGTAGCTGTAGCGTAACTCCGGGTGATGGCAATTCTGGCGGTGGCAGTACTGGTGGCGGTAACGATGGTGGTTCAGGCGGCAATGACGGCGGCTCAACCAGCGGTACTAATCTGGCTCTGAATGCGGCGGCTGATGGTAGCTCTAAAGGTAGTGGTACCAGCTATGGCAACGTCACCGATGGAGATACCAGCACTTACTGGTCGCCACAGGGCAGAACCGGAACAATCAGTGTGAAACGTCTGAACAGAACAATTAATGCGGTCAGAATTGTTGAACTTTCCGGTACTCAGGGAACGGTTACATCATGGTCTCTGGTCAATAATGACAATGGTGCAACACTGGCATCAGGCAATTCAGTTCCTAACGTTATCACATTCCCGGATACCAATCTGGATAAAGTAAATTTTGTAATCAAGTCAGCGAATGGCACACCAGCCATTGCCGAGTTCGAAGTTTACAAAAATTAA
- a CDS encoding right-handed parallel beta-helix repeat-containing protein — protein MNSFNRITSVLPTLFLLFCSTQISAQTLTIQEDQPGFCSADGDPQETSNSGYTGKGYVNVVNQSDTQVVWQVEVGSAGTYSFDFRYANGSADSRAAHVEINGSRYALPQNSTGGWNRWRTDSLQVYLPAGVVTIHLQSDSSSGLANIDSLTVSGNRVKAAACSGVTPHPLVNSALATRCEGTTSGLNASRIYYVTPNGSPNNSGSSFSSPLDYATALEKVRGGEMVLLQPGTYSVAYRAGNKNTIRLSRSGSNGAPIYVVAADCGRAVFDFSFPQGQWVQNSYGFYMTGDYWYLKGIEVTRAGYQGVYVTGSHNTFENSAFHHNRNSGLEINKGGSYTSVINSDSYRNYDPKKNGGMADGFASKQEQGPGNYFFGCRAWDNSDDGFDTYDSPETVTIEYSWAFQNGIDYWNDSNFSGNGNGFKLGGKKALENNRITHSVAFGNVNKGFDQNSNTGGITLINNFSYHNGINYGFGTSLQSGQRHYFRNNVSLDGSVDIANANARYNSWDNGPSVSTSDYLSLDTSFATVTRHADGTLPFTPLFRLNPGSQLIDAGSNEGLYYAGQAPDLGAFERE, from the coding sequence ATGAATAGCTTTAATCGCATCACATCTGTATTACCCACACTTTTTCTTCTGTTCTGCAGTACTCAGATATCGGCTCAGACGCTGACGATTCAGGAAGATCAGCCTGGTTTCTGTAGTGCTGACGGCGACCCGCAGGAAACCAGTAACTCAGGTTATACCGGGAAGGGTTATGTTAATGTTGTTAATCAATCGGATACACAAGTTGTCTGGCAGGTAGAAGTCGGCTCTGCGGGAACATATTCGTTTGACTTCCGTTATGCAAACGGCTCAGCAGACAGCCGGGCGGCACATGTTGAGATTAATGGTTCCCGGTATGCACTTCCTCAAAATTCAACCGGAGGATGGAACCGGTGGCGGACCGACTCATTACAGGTCTATCTTCCTGCCGGAGTTGTGACGATTCATTTACAGTCGGACAGCAGTTCGGGGCTGGCTAATATCGATTCACTGACGGTATCCGGTAACCGTGTAAAAGCGGCCGCTTGTTCTGGTGTGACACCACATCCGCTGGTGAACAGTGCTCTGGCTACCCGTTGTGAAGGCACAACCAGTGGGCTGAATGCCAGCCGTATCTACTACGTTACCCCGAATGGCTCACCGAATAACAGTGGCAGTAGCTTCTCTTCACCGCTGGACTATGCCACCGCACTGGAAAAAGTGCGTGGCGGAGAAATGGTTCTGCTGCAACCCGGAACTTATTCCGTTGCTTATCGTGCCGGTAATAAAAATACCATCAGACTTAGTCGTTCCGGCAGTAACGGTGCACCGATTTATGTTGTGGCTGCCGATTGTGGACGGGCTGTATTTGATTTTTCCTTCCCACAAGGGCAGTGGGTACAGAACAGCTACGGTTTCTACATGACCGGAGACTATTGGTATCTGAAAGGAATCGAAGTGACCCGCGCCGGTTATCAGGGCGTTTATGTCACCGGTAGTCACAATACCTTTGAAAACAGTGCCTTCCACCACAACCGCAACAGTGGTCTGGAGATCAATAAAGGTGGTTCGTATACCTCAGTGATCAATTCGGACTCATACCGTAACTATGATCCGAAGAAAAATGGCGGAATGGCCGATGGGTTTGCTTCTAAACAGGAGCAGGGGCCGGGAAACTATTTCTTTGGCTGTCGGGCCTGGGATAACTCTGATGACGGATTTGATACCTACGATAGTCCGGAGACAGTAACGATCGAATATAGCTGGGCATTTCAGAATGGGATTGACTACTGGAATGACAGCAATTTCAGCGGCAACGGTAACGGCTTTAAACTGGGAGGTAAGAAGGCCTTAGAGAATAACCGTATCACTCACTCGGTTGCCTTTGGTAATGTGAACAAAGGGTTTGATCAGAATAGTAATACCGGAGGTATTACACTGATCAATAATTTCTCTTATCACAATGGTATCAACTACGGTTTTGGCACAAGCCTGCAATCCGGGCAGCGTCATTACTTCCGGAATAATGTCTCTCTTGACGGAAGTGTGGATATTGCGAATGCGAATGCCCGTTATAACTCATGGGATAACGGACCATCGGTTTCTACGTCTGATTATCTCAGTCTGGATACCTCATTTGCTACAGTTACCCGTCACGCTGACGGCACGTTACCGTTTACGCCATTGTTCCGGCTGAATCCGGGTTCTCAACTGATCGATGCCGGTTCGAATGAAGGGCTTTATTATGCCGGACAGGCTCCGGATCTGGGAGCATTTGAACGGGAGTAA
- a CDS encoding helix-turn-helix transcriptional regulator, which produces MASTAFTVHHYRGCYAQHLRNVSILTPSLIWVRSGKKCCHYQGKQIDIQGKRLLLTRAHEKLTFVNIPESHSFSSIQFCFLLPPEQTMLAFSHSHADHTLPYLDLTPPLQETLSVLSTLSAKDFSQESQKYWLYALYQQLAEIGKLHILFPDTPCSLAQQVSEYLQQQPDKPHQIEQICPHLGMSKSTLIRRLKAENTAFREILLNVRLNHAVGLMQEGATNQLDIALACGYQSQERFSQQFSKTFGLSPRQYLNTLEK; this is translated from the coding sequence ATGGCATCAACAGCCTTTACCGTTCACCATTACAGAGGATGTTATGCCCAGCATCTACGGAATGTTTCGATTCTGACCCCCAGTCTCATCTGGGTTCGTTCCGGAAAGAAATGCTGCCATTATCAGGGGAAGCAAATCGATATTCAGGGCAAGCGTTTGTTACTGACCCGGGCGCATGAAAAACTCACTTTCGTGAATATTCCCGAGTCCCATTCGTTTTCCTCAATACAGTTCTGCTTCCTGCTCCCACCGGAGCAGACAATGCTGGCGTTCAGCCATTCACATGCAGATCATACGCTTCCCTATCTGGATCTGACTCCGCCCTTGCAGGAAACACTTTCTGTACTTTCAACACTGTCTGCAAAAGATTTCAGTCAGGAAAGTCAGAAATACTGGTTATATGCGCTCTATCAACAGCTGGCGGAAATCGGGAAATTGCATATCCTGTTTCCTGATACACCGTGCTCACTTGCCCAACAGGTAAGTGAGTATTTGCAACAGCAGCCGGATAAACCTCATCAGATCGAGCAGATCTGCCCGCATTTAGGTATGAGTAAATCAACGCTGATCCGACGTCTGAAAGCAGAAAACACCGCCTTTCGGGAGATTTTGCTTAATGTCCGGTTAAACCATGCTGTCGGATTGATGCAAGAAGGTGCCACAAACCAGCTGGATATTGCACTGGCCTGCGGCTATCAGTCACAGGAAAGGTTCAGTCAGCAGTTTTCAAAAACATTCGGACTCTCTCCCAGACAATATCTGAATACGCTGGAAAAGTAG
- a CDS encoding YbhB/YbcL family Raf kinase inhibitor-like protein: protein MKLSTLLLLLGSSLTSMASSALELTSNDIHEGERMSATFEFQGSGCQGKNLSPQLTWKDIPAGTKSFALTTYDPDAPTGSGWWHWVVVNIPAQVTTLNRGADVTKTGAMELVNDYGIRHFGGACPPKKHGMHRYQFTVWALPVEKLDIAPDASAAVAGFMLNAMALDKAKLTATYVR from the coding sequence ATGAAACTCAGTACACTTTTACTTCTGTTAGGAAGTTCTCTCACATCGATGGCAAGCTCAGCTCTTGAACTGACCAGTAACGATATACATGAAGGCGAACGGATGAGCGCCACTTTCGAATTTCAGGGCTCCGGCTGTCAGGGCAAGAATCTGTCACCACAACTCACCTGGAAAGATATACCTGCCGGTACTAAAAGTTTCGCTCTGACCACCTATGATCCGGACGCTCCGACAGGCAGTGGCTGGTGGCACTGGGTGGTGGTTAACATTCCGGCACAGGTTACGACACTGAATCGAGGTGCTGATGTGACTAAAACCGGAGCAATGGAGTTGGTTAACGACTACGGCATTCGCCATTTTGGTGGTGCCTGTCCTCCGAAAAAACACGGGATGCACCGTTATCAGTTTACCGTTTGGGCGCTACCGGTAGAGAAACTTGATATTGCACCAGATGCTTCTGCAGCTGTCGCTGGTTTTATGCTCAATGCCATGGCTCTGGATAAAGCAAAACTCACTGCAACTTACGTCAGATAA